One segment of Montipora foliosa isolate CH-2021 unplaced genomic scaffold, ASM3666993v2 scaffold_485, whole genome shotgun sequence DNA contains the following:
- the LOC137989995 gene encoding P2X purinoceptor 7-like — MDYIDTLLLMEDAVEDGDREVNNSEESNGNPHCSEGHQTTQPEAGQQLPPAWRTSEPPPQWCKCGNCRVMSQEIENICCKKRKCVTEHARFQKVCLDADVLELCIKNRADIRNDREDNSTRTFRKAAYRQFILDKYGHLGKGKRKVAPSCVVWCVRHHYPASTGLYMGFRSH, encoded by the coding sequence ATGGATTACATCGATACACTTCTTCTAATGGAGGACGCAGTCGAAGACGGCGATAGGGAGGTCAACAATTCTGAAGAAAGTAATGGAAATCCACATTGCAGTGAAGGCCATCAGACCACACAACCGGAAGCTGGACAGCAACTGCCGCCTGCTTGGCGAACGTCAGAACCTCCTCCACAGTGGTGTAAATGTGGTAACTGCAGGGTCATGTCACAGGAGATTgagaacatttgttgtaaaaaaaggaaatgtgtTACAGAACATGCAAGGTTTCAAAAAGTCTGCCTGGATGCTGATGTTCTGGAATTGTGCATCAAAAACCGTGCAGATATAAGAAATGATAGAGAAGACAATAGCACGAGAACGTTTCGCAAAGCGGCTTACAGGCAATTTATTTTAGATAAATATGGCCATCTGGGCAAAGGTAAAAGAAAGGTTGCTCCCTCGTGTGTTGTCTGGTGTGTTAGGCACCATTACCCAGCAAGTACTGGTCTTTATATGGGGTTTAGGTCACATTAA
- the LOC137990047 gene encoding uncharacterized protein, with amino-acid sequence MELVTEYILEVEVVDKRHVDMKSNAMEKKALEQALTRLKQVLNVVEISTDASTTIKKFLADSFEDVFHSLDIWHKAKSIRKCILKVSNLRANQKIAKWTDHIINHFWYICSVSREGCSTDEEALDVLKTKWVGILHHVCNVHEWTGGKCDHDELNDTHTLPWFDRREKDFEALQEIILDPGLLESFKYYVRFRHTGGLECANSLSLVYTPKRCAYSFRAYKASKQLAAIDWNFHVKRGQARSKSGDKQLVTRKYNQRTKAWNAKIVKEEKSFGYIPMLMARILHRRLVDTNTVTHHVSLSEDDPARIAPTIAQAPPVSSTELFAARETKTRFSK; translated from the exons ATGGAATTGGTTACTGAATATATCTTGGAAGTAGAAGTGGTGGACAAAAGGCACGTGGACATGAAGAGCAATGCTATGGAAAAGAAAGCCCTTGAGCAAGCCCTGACCAGGTTGAAACAAGTCCTAAATGTAGTAGAAATTAGCACAGATGCATCTACCACAATCAAAAAATTTCTTG CTGACAGCTTTGAAGATGTTTTTCACTCCCTCGACATATGGCACAAAGCCAAAAGTATCAGAAAGTGCATTCTAAAG GTAAGCAATTTGAGGGCAAACCAGAAGATTGCCAAGTGGACTGACCACATCATCAACCACTTCTGGTATATCTGCAGTGTTTCCAGAGAAGGATGTTCCACAGACGAAGAAGCATTGGATGTTCTCAAG accaAATGGGTTGGCATCCTTCACCATGTTTGCAATGTTCATGAGTGGACTGGAGGCAAGTGCGATCATGATGAACTAAACGATACACACACCCTTCCATGGTTTGATAGGAGAGAAAAGGACTTCGAAGCCTTACAAGAAATTATACTCGATCCAGGCCTTCTTGAAAGCTTTAAGTATTACGTACGGTTCAG ACATACTGGTGGGTTGGAATGCGCTAATAGCCTTTCGTTGGTCTACACACCAAAGAGATGTGCCTACTC GTTCAGAGCATATAAGGCAAGCAAACAACTTGCTGCTATCGACTGGAACTTCCATGTCAAACGAGGGCAAGCCAGAAGTAAAAGCGGGGATAAGCAACTTGTAACAAGAAAGTACAACCAACGAACCAAAGCATGGAATGCTAAGATTGTGAAAGAGGAAAAGAGTTTCGGATATATTCCAATGCTAATGGCCAGAATTCTCCATAGAAGGCTTGTGGATACTAACACAGTTACGCATCATGTGAGCTTGTCAGAGGATGACCCTGCTAGGATCGCACCTACCATTGCACAGGCACCCCCTGTGTCTTCCACAGAGTTGTTTGCGGCGCGAGAAACAAAAACCCGTTTTAGCAAATAA